In Acetonema longum DSM 6540, the following proteins share a genomic window:
- a CDS encoding YlqD family protein: MDSITLHCPITIKAKVTDELKAQLAAEVQEAIKKADMELQQIDFQAKRIMAEQAKIDAQGLISLRQQVEAEKQKRLDFKNHMTEKLKETAQLEIGAEIVQGNMQRVVTVNVGDDLHRIMSTEILLENGKIVAFRS, from the coding sequence ATGGATAGCATCACCTTGCATTGTCCCATAACAATTAAGGCGAAAGTCACGGATGAATTAAAAGCCCAGTTGGCGGCTGAGGTCCAGGAAGCCATCAAAAAAGCCGACATGGAACTGCAGCAGATTGATTTTCAGGCAAAGCGCATTATGGCGGAGCAGGCTAAAATTGATGCCCAGGGACTGATTTCTTTGCGGCAGCAAGTGGAAGCGGAAAAGCAGAAACGGCTTGACTTCAAAAATCATATGACAGAAAAACTGAAAGAAACGGCTCAGCTCGAGATTGGCGCCGAGATTGTTCAGGGGAATATGCAAAGAGTCGTGACCGTCAATGTGGGCGATGATCTGCACCGCATTATGTCTACGGAAATATTGCTGGAAAACGGCAAAATCGTCGCGTTTCGTAGTTGA